From one Streptomyces mobaraensis genomic stretch:
- a CDS encoding relaxase domain-containing protein, translated as MHEHCLIANRVQRADGFWYALDTVRLYKNIVAADPLYTLEMTTEVREAGSATAPREVTPGLRPVTEMAGVGSELIDWSSTRRRRIEGVLEGITDDYVKKYGRLPGERAR; from the coding sequence TTGCATGAGCACTGTCTGATCGCCAACCGGGTACAGCGCGCGGATGGCTTCTGGTACGCGCTGGACACGGTCCGGCTCTACAAGAACATCGTGGCGGCCGACCCGCTGTACACCTTGGAGATGACCACCGAGGTGCGAGAAGCCGGGTCGGCGACCGCGCCCCGGGAGGTGACGCCGGGCCTGCGCCCGGTGACGGAGATGGCCGGCGTCGGCTCCGAGCTCATCGACTGGTCCTCCACCCGCCGCCGCCGGATCGAAGGCGTCCTCGAGGGCATCACCGACGACTACGTGAAGAAGTACGGCCGGCTGCCCGGAGAGCGCGCCCGCTAG
- a CDS encoding endo-beta-N-acetylglucosaminidase, with protein MNTPPASAGEDIGPLPPDLCPYASVWHPRTLLDWDPKEDPDADFNRSRVPLAKRVRNLKVAANANARPEARLVSLAEFHETSKNPSQGAPTWKYYAFGYWQYVDIVVAFGGSLKEGLILAPNPTIIDAAHRNGVKVYGSIFFPAGSDEDHRQQLRDFVRKKVSGHQVTFPVAHKLVEVARTYGFDGWFVNQETPASRIDRIGADMRAFMAYTRGLAPGQVDVMWYDSMIEDGSISYQNALTDANKMFFQDDGTQVADSMFLNYWWGADHLKGSAALARKLGRSPYDLYAGLELVEKYGDLDQVCPPGKEHRVSVGLYPAQRASMPSLGEIDSMKLEEYYRKESVFWVGPNGDPSDTTGATARTGVARCIPEYSPVCELPFVTSFNTGHGTDFYAQGDKVRVGGWHSLSLQDVLPTYRWIISGDGAGLTPSLAFDDAYHGGTSLLLQGAVEAGEPQLLRLYQAELPVAAGTRITVTAKSEAAHSLHLKAALAFTDDPTRFVLADLGDVTSTDWQTLTADLDIAHQGRAIAQIGLHLSATSATVAHSALRIGQLAVHQEPLTAPAAPTDPSVVSIAAGATDRGKALRLRWKEPAPTAPVHHFEVYRTRPKVFLAATTNTVCHVPELLRHGQETTTALEIVAVGPSGVPSAPATPAPTVTWP; from the coding sequence ATGAACACTCCGCCGGCTTCCGCAGGCGAGGACATTGGCCCGCTGCCACCGGACCTCTGTCCGTACGCCTCGGTCTGGCATCCGCGCACCCTGCTGGACTGGGACCCGAAAGAGGACCCGGACGCGGATTTCAACCGCTCCCGGGTGCCGCTCGCGAAGCGTGTGCGGAACCTCAAGGTGGCCGCCAACGCCAACGCACGCCCGGAAGCCCGGCTCGTGTCCCTGGCCGAATTCCACGAGACATCGAAGAATCCGTCGCAGGGAGCACCGACCTGGAAATACTACGCATTCGGCTACTGGCAGTACGTGGATATCGTCGTGGCGTTCGGCGGCTCGCTGAAGGAGGGGCTCATTCTGGCGCCGAACCCCACGATCATCGACGCCGCGCACCGCAACGGCGTCAAGGTCTACGGCTCGATCTTCTTTCCCGCGGGCTCGGACGAAGACCACCGGCAGCAACTCAGGGACTTCGTGCGGAAGAAGGTCAGCGGTCATCAGGTCACCTTCCCGGTGGCGCACAAGCTCGTCGAAGTCGCGCGGACCTACGGCTTCGACGGCTGGTTCGTCAACCAGGAGACCCCCGCGTCCCGCATCGACCGGATCGGCGCCGACATGCGCGCCTTCATGGCCTACACCCGCGGCCTGGCTCCCGGGCAAGTGGACGTCATGTGGTACGACTCGATGATCGAGGACGGGTCGATCTCCTATCAGAACGCACTGACCGACGCGAACAAGATGTTCTTCCAGGACGACGGCACACAGGTCGCCGACTCGATGTTCCTCAACTACTGGTGGGGAGCCGATCACTTGAAGGGATCCGCGGCTCTGGCGCGGAAGCTGGGCCGCAGCCCGTACGACCTGTACGCCGGCCTGGAACTCGTCGAGAAATACGGCGACTTGGACCAGGTGTGCCCACCGGGAAAGGAGCATCGGGTCTCGGTGGGGCTGTATCCGGCGCAAAGAGCGTCGATGCCGAGCCTCGGCGAGATCGACTCGATGAAGCTGGAGGAGTACTACCGCAAGGAGTCGGTGTTCTGGGTCGGGCCGAACGGTGATCCCTCCGACACCACCGGCGCCACCGCACGCACCGGGGTGGCCCGCTGCATCCCCGAGTACTCACCGGTGTGCGAGCTGCCGTTCGTCACCAGCTTCAACACCGGGCACGGCACCGACTTCTACGCCCAGGGCGACAAAGTACGCGTCGGCGGCTGGCACAGTCTGTCGCTGCAGGACGTCCTGCCGACCTATCGGTGGATCATCAGCGGCGACGGCGCCGGACTCACCCCCTCCCTCGCCTTCGACGACGCCTACCACGGGGGTACCAGCCTCCTCCTCCAGGGTGCCGTCGAGGCCGGCGAACCCCAGCTCCTCCGCCTCTACCAGGCAGAGCTGCCCGTCGCCGCCGGAACCCGGATCACAGTGACCGCCAAGAGCGAGGCCGCGCACTCCCTCCACCTCAAGGCCGCACTCGCCTTCACCGACGACCCCACCCGCTTCGTCCTCGCGGATCTGGGCGATGTCACGTCCACCGACTGGCAGACCCTTACGGCCGACCTGGATATCGCCCACCAGGGCCGGGCCATCGCCCAGATCGGCCTGCACCTGAGTGCCACCAGCGCCACTGTGGCCCATTCCGCCCTCCGCATCGGGCAGCTCGCCGTCCACCAGGAGCCGCTGACCGCTCCGGCGGCACCTACCGACCCGAGTGTCGTCTCCATCGCCGCCGGCGCCACGGACCGCGGCAAAGCCCTGCGCCTGCGCTGGAAAGAACCGGCGCCCACAGCGCCCGTGCACCACTTCGAGGTCTACCGCACGCGGCCGAAGGTCTTCCTGGCCGCCACCACCAACACGGTCTGCCACGTCCCCGAGCTGCTACGCCACGGGCAGGAAACCACGACGGCCTTGGAGATCGTCGCCGTCGGCCCCAGCGGCGTCCCCTCCGCACCGGCCACCCCCGCACCCACCGTGACCTGGCCTTGA
- a CDS encoding ATP-binding protein encodes MGQAVEDEGWQAVAGVVPSVAAAFEADTEIGQARDLARSFLTDVQAVHGLPVSERAMGMVLLVVSELVTNARKYAPGPCLLSLEVDEGAVEVTVWDSEPGLPSVGAPDAERIGQHGLEIVMAVCRSFAMHREPVGKRITAAVVLADGPGGGQTP; translated from the coding sequence ATGGGTCAGGCAGTGGAGGATGAGGGTTGGCAGGCTGTGGCCGGTGTGGTGCCGTCGGTGGCTGCCGCGTTCGAAGCGGACACCGAGATCGGCCAAGCCCGTGATCTCGCTCGTTCCTTTCTGACGGACGTGCAGGCGGTGCACGGCTTGCCGGTGTCCGAGCGGGCGATGGGCATGGTGCTGCTGGTGGTGAGCGAGCTGGTGACCAACGCGCGCAAATACGCCCCGGGACCGTGCCTGCTATCGCTGGAGGTCGACGAGGGCGCCGTCGAGGTGACCGTGTGGGACAGCGAACCGGGGCTGCCGTCGGTAGGCGCTCCCGACGCGGAACGGATCGGTCAGCATGGCCTGGAAATCGTCATGGCGGTCTGCCGGAGCTTCGCGATGCACCGCGAACCCGTGGGCAAGCGCATCACAGCCGCCGTCGTGCTCGCCGACGGCCCGGGCGGCGGCCAGACGCCGTGA
- a CDS encoding SGNH/GDSL hydrolase family protein, giving the protein MNPDRETAAHEALTAKLVRFQRPERDLPYLTGLDEDRVAGLFGLTPPAYRDRLAALDAQTRTAAAVLRDAPGTAGLPARLPFAPGQRIVALGESTTADRLSWLEILRHLLPDGVAVTNLAVSGSTTTQALAQAPALTRLRPGWVLCLLGTNDARRTGPATLVSASETRRNLAALRELTDARWVWLTPTPVDEKRVASFEPFRRAGLTWAGKDVDAITAYLLERPEPAVDTRPAVTGRHLDDGVHITLDGQREITAAVLRLLAEL; this is encoded by the coding sequence ATGAACCCCGACCGTGAGACCGCCGCCCACGAGGCGCTCACCGCCAAACTCGTCCGCTTCCAGCGCCCCGAACGCGACCTCCCGTACCTCACCGGCCTCGACGAGGACCGTGTCGCCGGGCTCTTCGGCCTGACGCCACCGGCGTACCGTGACCGGCTGGCGGCCCTCGACGCGCAGACCCGCACGGCGGCGGCGGTGCTCCGCGACGCACCGGGCACCGCCGGCCTGCCGGCCCGGCTGCCCTTCGCGCCGGGGCAGCGGATCGTCGCCCTCGGCGAGAGCACCACCGCCGACCGGCTCTCCTGGCTGGAGATCCTGCGGCACCTGCTGCCCGACGGCGTCGCCGTCACCAACCTCGCCGTCTCCGGCTCCACCACCACCCAGGCCCTGGCCCAGGCCCCGGCCCTCACCCGGCTCCGGCCCGGCTGGGTACTGTGCCTGCTCGGCACCAACGACGCCCGGCGCACCGGTCCGGCCACCCTCGTCAGCGCCTCCGAGACCCGGCGCAACCTGGCGGCCCTGCGCGAACTCACCGACGCCCGCTGGGTCTGGCTCACCCCGACACCGGTCGACGAGAAGCGGGTCGCGTCCTTCGAGCCCTTCCGCAGGGCGGGACTGACATGGGCCGGCAAGGACGTCGACGCCATCACCGCGTACCTCCTCGAACGCCCGGAACCGGCGGTCGACACCCGCCCGGCGGTCACCGGCCGTCACCTCGACGACGGCGTCCACATCACCCTCGACGGCCAACGCGAGATCACCGCCGCGGTCCTCCGCCTCCTCGCGGAGCTCTGA
- a CDS encoding SDR family NAD(P)-dependent oxidoreductase: MSSRSPSASPAPLSPSPISNSSPHPHPGPGSRSGLAGKAALVTGGSGGIGAATCRALAAHGARVAVTGRNAAAVAAVVTSIAEGGGQALAAPADVTDPAAVDRLRARVEGEFGPVEILAPFAGGQGGPVPTAELDPDRWRSVIESDLTSVFLTVSAFLPGMIEKGSGAVVLMSSTAGRVPGGANIAYAVAKAGVVMFAKHLAAEVGRHGVRVNCLAPSAVPNDRMRRETTDGQRAALAAGFPLGRLGRSDDIAEAVLYLASDAASWVTGATLDLTGGRVIA; this comes from the coding sequence GTGTCATCCCGATCTCCTTCGGCCTCCCCGGCCCCGCTCAGCCCCAGCCCCATCTCCAACTCCAGTCCCCATCCCCATCCCGGCCCCGGGTCCCGTTCCGGACTCGCGGGCAAGGCCGCCCTCGTCACCGGCGGCTCGGGCGGCATCGGCGCCGCCACCTGCCGGGCCCTCGCCGCGCACGGCGCGCGGGTCGCCGTCACCGGCAGGAACGCGGCCGCCGTCGCCGCGGTCGTCACCTCGATCGCCGAAGGCGGCGGGCAGGCCCTGGCCGCTCCCGCCGACGTCACCGACCCCGCCGCCGTCGACCGGCTCCGCGCCCGAGTGGAGGGCGAGTTCGGCCCGGTGGAGATCCTCGCCCCCTTCGCGGGCGGCCAGGGCGGCCCCGTACCCACCGCGGAACTTGACCCGGACCGCTGGCGCTCCGTCATCGAATCCGACCTCACCTCGGTCTTCCTGACCGTCTCGGCGTTCCTGCCCGGCATGATCGAAAAGGGCTCCGGCGCCGTCGTCCTGATGTCCTCCACCGCGGGGCGCGTCCCGGGCGGTGCGAACATCGCGTACGCCGTCGCCAAGGCGGGGGTGGTGATGTTCGCGAAGCACCTGGCGGCCGAGGTCGGCCGGCACGGCGTCCGCGTCAACTGCCTCGCACCCTCCGCCGTACCGAACGACCGCATGCGGCGGGAGACGACCGACGGGCAGCGGGCCGCACTCGCCGCCGGGTTCCCGCTTGGCCGCCTCGGGCGGTCCGACGACATCGCCGAGGCCGTTCTCTACCTCGCCTCCGACGCCGCCTCCTGGGTCACCGGCGCCACCCTCGACCTGACCGGTGGGCGGGTGATCGCATGA
- a CDS encoding MarR family winged helix-turn-helix transcriptional regulator encodes MSTTRQPSEEPGRASTHPRGTAFLLAQIGAHAAGRFGERVAALGLTPPDVGLLRMIANRPGLSQRALAADLGVVPSRVVTLVDHLDGKGLVERRRSTEDRRNHALHLSPGGRRMLEEIGEVAAEHEADICAGLDAEERATLTALLERVAARQGLTPGVHPGYRGMAKGRPR; translated from the coding sequence GTGAGCACGACAAGGCAACCGAGCGAGGAACCCGGCAGGGCTTCAACTCACCCCCGCGGCACGGCCTTTCTCCTGGCCCAGATCGGGGCGCACGCGGCGGGCCGCTTCGGCGAACGCGTCGCCGCCCTCGGCCTCACCCCGCCGGACGTCGGGCTGCTGCGCATGATCGCCAACCGCCCCGGGCTCAGTCAGCGGGCGCTCGCGGCGGACCTGGGCGTGGTGCCCAGCCGAGTCGTGACCCTCGTCGACCACCTGGACGGCAAGGGGCTCGTCGAGCGGCGGCGCAGCACCGAGGACCGCCGCAACCACGCGCTGCACCTCTCCCCCGGCGGCCGGCGGATGCTGGAGGAGATTGGCGAGGTGGCCGCGGAGCACGAGGCCGACATCTGCGCCGGCCTGGACGCGGAGGAGCGCGCCACCCTTACCGCACTCCTCGAACGCGTGGCCGCGCGACAGGGCCTCACACCTGGCGTGCACCCCGGCTACCGGGGCATGGCGAAAGGGAGGCCCCGGTAG
- a CDS encoding purple acid phosphatase family protein, whose product MAITRRSVLKGSSAAAAASFVATAAGEGEAAAAPSPAAPAVGPLLQNRPHRLGAPGVLGVHLQFGSDPSSEMTVSWITPQSVRRPQVRLGSPAGGHGGRAVEAETRTYRDGLSKEEVYVHHARITGLRPSTTYLYTAGHDGATPETGSFTTAPRGRAAFTFTSFGDQATPNLRRIIHLPDGVPSPVNRFPLHTSSQVGSPASADIVAAVERVAPLFNFVNGDLCYAAIAGAWGTSRVATWADWFINNSRSTRLRPWMPCAGNHENEKGNGPIGAAGYQTYFALPSSTSGDEETRGMWYAFTVGAVRFISLANDDVALQDGGDTYISGYSGGAQRRWLERELKAARADRDIDWIVVCMHQPMISSHRSAGSDLGVRRAWGPLFDAYGVDLVVSGHEHHYERSHPVRGTLPNETRTPIPTATRTDLVDTSKGTVHMVIGAGGNIATSQDDLFDTPQARVLVALKDDKTSSGHREPVWIAEEAPWAAVQDRKYNRGFAAFDVDPGDRHEGLTRMRVTYYTFDGPHGDLTPVDTFTLQRPRTDTRH is encoded by the coding sequence ATGGCGATCACACGGAGATCCGTACTCAAGGGCTCATCGGCCGCGGCCGCCGCCTCCTTCGTGGCCACCGCCGCCGGTGAAGGGGAAGCGGCGGCCGCCCCCTCACCGGCGGCGCCGGCCGTCGGACCCCTGCTGCAGAACCGGCCGCACCGGCTGGGCGCGCCCGGAGTGCTGGGCGTGCACCTGCAGTTCGGCTCGGACCCGTCGTCGGAGATGACCGTCTCCTGGATCACCCCGCAGTCGGTCCGCCGACCCCAGGTGCGGCTCGGCTCGCCCGCGGGCGGCCACGGCGGCCGGGCCGTCGAGGCCGAGACCCGCACCTACCGCGACGGGCTGTCGAAGGAGGAGGTGTACGTCCACCACGCCCGGATCACCGGCCTGCGCCCCTCGACCACGTACCTCTACACCGCCGGGCACGACGGCGCGACCCCCGAGACCGGCTCGTTCACCACGGCACCCCGCGGCCGCGCCGCCTTCACCTTCACCAGCTTCGGCGACCAGGCCACACCCAACCTGCGCCGGATCATCCACCTCCCGGACGGTGTCCCCTCCCCGGTCAACCGCTTCCCGCTGCACACCAGCAGCCAGGTCGGTTCGCCCGCCTCGGCCGACATCGTCGCCGCCGTGGAACGGGTCGCCCCGCTGTTCAACTTCGTCAACGGCGACCTCTGCTACGCCGCGATCGCCGGCGCGTGGGGCACCAGCCGGGTGGCGACCTGGGCGGACTGGTTCATCAACAACAGCCGCTCCACCCGGCTGCGCCCATGGATGCCCTGCGCGGGCAACCACGAGAACGAGAAGGGCAACGGCCCCATCGGCGCCGCCGGTTACCAGACCTACTTCGCGCTGCCCTCCTCCACCTCGGGCGACGAGGAGACGCGGGGCATGTGGTACGCGTTCACCGTCGGCGCCGTCCGCTTCATCAGCCTCGCCAACGACGACGTGGCACTCCAGGACGGCGGCGACACCTACATCAGCGGCTACTCGGGCGGCGCCCAGCGCCGCTGGCTGGAGCGGGAACTCAAGGCGGCGCGGGCGGACCGGGACATCGACTGGATCGTGGTGTGCATGCACCAGCCGATGATCTCCAGCCACCGCAGCGCCGGCAGCGACCTGGGGGTGCGCCGGGCCTGGGGCCCGCTGTTCGACGCGTACGGCGTCGATCTGGTCGTCAGCGGCCACGAACACCACTACGAGCGCTCACACCCGGTCCGCGGCACCCTCCCCAACGAGACCCGCACCCCCATACCGACGGCCACCCGCACCGACCTGGTCGACACGAGCAAGGGCACCGTCCACATGGTCATCGGCGCGGGCGGCAACATCGCCACGAGCCAGGACGACCTCTTCGACACGCCCCAAGCCCGGGTCCTCGTCGCCCTGAAGGACGACAAGACCTCCTCCGGCCACCGCGAACCGGTGTGGATCGCCGAGGAGGCCCCCTGGGCGGCCGTCCAGGACCGCAAGTACAACCGCGGTTTCGCCGCGTTCGACGTCGACCCCGGCGACCGCCACGAGGGCCTGACACGCATGCGGGTCACCTACTACACCTTCGACGGCCCACACGGCGACCTCACCCCCGTCGACACCTTCACCCTCCAACGCCCCCGCACGGACACCCGCCACTGA